Proteins from one Listeria weihenstephanensis genomic window:
- a CDS encoding methylated-DNA--[protein]-cysteine S-methyltransferase: MAMKMVYYDRLDVAGMALYIGISERGLAFVGSDGADIAELEKWGERVRVDLIVDEMRVKPYAEGIAAYLTGARRDFDLPLDITGTPFQEAVWQALVAIPYGETRTYSEIAQVIGKPQAVRAVGTAIGANPVLMVVPCHRVIGKNGKITGYRGGIAMKERLLRLEA; the protein is encoded by the coding sequence ATGGCGATGAAGATGGTGTATTATGATCGGCTGGATGTGGCTGGGATGGCGCTTTATATTGGGATTAGCGAGCGTGGATTGGCGTTTGTTGGCTCGGATGGGGCGGATATAGCTGAGTTGGAAAAGTGGGGCGAGAGGGTTCGCGTGGATTTGATAGTAGATGAGATGCGGGTGAAGCCTTATGCGGAGGGGATTGCGGCGTATTTGACGGGGGCGCGACGGGATTTTGATTTGCCGCTGGATATTACAGGGACGCCTTTTCAGGAGGCGGTTTGGCAGGCGTTAGTTGCGATTCCGTATGGGGAGACGAGGACGTATTCGGAGATTGCGCAAGTGATTGGGAAACCGCAGGCGGTGCGGGCAGTTGGGACGGCGATTGGGGCGAACCCAGTTTTGATGGTGGTGCCGTGTCATCGTGTGATTGGAAAAAATGGAAAAATAACGGGGTACCGTGGTGGTATCGCGATGAAGGAACGATTGTTGCGATTGGAGGCTTAA
- a CDS encoding lactoylglutathione lyase produces MSIKMLHTCIRVKDLDKSLAFYTEAFGLKETRRKDFPDHKFTLVYLAFEEGGFELELTYNYDQAEAYDLGNGYGHLAVGVDDLSATHETFEKAGYSVTDLKGLPGTKPTYFFVMDPDGYKTEVIQNR; encoded by the coding sequence ATGAGTATCAAAATGCTACATACGTGCATTCGCGTCAAGGACTTAGACAAATCGCTAGCTTTCTACACCGAAGCATTTGGCCTGAAAGAAACACGTCGTAAAGATTTCCCAGATCACAAATTCACACTCGTCTACCTTGCATTTGAAGAAGGCGGATTCGAATTGGAACTAACGTACAACTACGATCAAGCAGAAGCCTACGATCTTGGAAACGGCTACGGACACCTCGCAGTTGGCGTCGATGACCTATCCGCAACACACGAAACCTTCGAAAAAGCCGGCTACAGCGTCACCGACTTAAAAGGCCTACCGGGAACAAAACCAACCTATTTCTTCGTAATGGATCCCGACGGCTACAAAACCGAAGTCATCCAAAATCGCTAA
- a CDS encoding YihY/virulence factor BrkB family protein, with product MSLNKEKLKQVTELAKTNWKSARITAHAAQLTFYILLSILPMMLVFGNLIPLLPIPKEEVYSTLQTFMPPEVYDILHPVIESMLTNASGTAISLGLITAIWSASKCFSALQEVLNIVYQAPDRKNFIVTRVMSFVMMLVIIVILGAVVFVFAFGEQIVGFLQDQFDLNLDALANLGAAKWFITPIFLFILFLIIYWLVPNVKWKIRKSVIGALFATVGWLAATELLSAYVSFQGDKILGFGSLSIMIVIMLWLYFVSIILLLGAFINVITDSYKQQNL from the coding sequence ATGTCATTAAACAAGGAAAAATTAAAACAAGTAACAGAACTCGCCAAAACAAACTGGAAAAGCGCGCGAATCACCGCCCACGCCGCCCAACTCACCTTTTACATATTGCTATCGATTTTGCCAATGATGCTCGTATTCGGCAATCTAATTCCGTTGCTGCCAATTCCAAAAGAAGAAGTATACTCCACGCTCCAAACATTCATGCCACCAGAAGTGTACGATATCCTGCATCCCGTCATCGAAAGCATGCTCACCAACGCAAGCGGCACCGCCATCTCACTCGGTTTAATCACCGCGATTTGGTCCGCTTCGAAATGTTTCAGCGCCCTACAAGAAGTCCTAAACATCGTCTACCAAGCCCCAGATCGCAAAAATTTCATCGTGACCCGCGTCATGTCATTCGTTATGATGCTCGTTATCATCGTAATCCTCGGCGCCGTCGTCTTTGTTTTCGCATTCGGCGAACAAATCGTAGGCTTCTTGCAAGACCAATTCGATCTGAATCTTGATGCCCTCGCTAATTTAGGCGCTGCAAAATGGTTCATCACGCCAATTTTCCTATTCATTTTATTCCTCATCATCTACTGGCTCGTTCCAAACGTCAAATGGAAAATCAGAAAAAGCGTCATCGGTGCCCTATTTGCCACAGTCGGCTGGCTTGCTGCAACCGAACTACTTTCCGCCTATGTCAGTTTTCAAGGTGATAAAATTCTCGGTTTCGGCAGTCTCAGCATCATGATCGTCATCATGCTCTGGCTCTATTTCGTCTCGATTATCCTGCTACTCGGCGCGTTTATAAACGTCATCACCGACTCCTACAAACAACAAAATTTGTAA
- a CDS encoding MGMT family protein, with product MQHAEFQQDIYNLVRQIPHGKVTTYGQIAYMLGRPKNSRLVGQAMRLTPSDASIPSHRVVNSQGRLVPGWSAQYDLLKAEGIPFTPNGNVRLKSCFWQG from the coding sequence ATGCAACACGCCGAATTTCAGCAAGACATCTACAATCTTGTCCGCCAAATCCCACACGGAAAAGTCACAACATACGGTCAAATCGCGTATATGCTCGGACGTCCGAAAAATTCGCGACTTGTTGGCCAAGCCATGCGCTTAACACCGAGCGACGCCAGCATCCCAAGCCACCGCGTTGTCAACTCCCAAGGCCGACTCGTTCCGGGGTGGTCCGCCCAATATGACCTACTAAAAGCAGAAGGCATCCCCTTCACACCAAATGGCAACGTTCGCTTAAAAAGCTGTTTTTGGCAAGGTTAA